Proteins from a genomic interval of Candidatus Methylomirabilota bacterium:
- a CDS encoding type II toxin-antitoxin system HicB family antitoxin yields the protein MKYKIALLKTDEGYSVSVPGLPGCWSQGSTEKEALENIQDAIQEYLAARDELLEGAVVREVEVAT from the coding sequence ATGAAGTACAAGATCGCCCTGCTGAAGACGGACGAGGGGTACAGCGTTTCCGTCCCAGGTCTGCCAGGTTGTTGGTCGCAGGGGTCTACTGAGAAGGAAGCGCTCGAGAACATCCAGGACGCGATCCAAGAGTATCTCGCCGCCCGCGACGAGCTTCTGGAGGGTGCGGTGGTCCGTGAAGTTGAGGTCGCCACGTAG